In Desulfofundulus kuznetsovii DSM 6115, the following are encoded in one genomic region:
- the plsY gene encoding glycerol-3-phosphate 1-O-acyltransferase PlsY, whose amino-acid sequence MAVLAVVVSYLIGSVPVGYLLGRARGIDIRQHGSGNIGTTNVWRNLGPVAGTIALIGDTGKGFAAVLLGRYLGGQGLELACGLAAIAGHSWPVFLGFRGGKIIATGLGVFLGLTPAAALLALGLWLVVVAAFRYVSLGSIVAAVSMPLWMLVLKQPREYLVFALVVAVIAVYKHMPNIRRLLAGTESKIR is encoded by the coding sequence ATGGCTGTTCTGGCCGTAGTGGTTAGCTATCTGATTGGCTCAGTTCCCGTGGGTTACCTGCTGGGACGCGCCCGGGGAATTGACATCCGGCAACACGGCAGCGGGAATATCGGGACAACCAATGTCTGGCGAAACCTGGGCCCTGTGGCAGGTACAATCGCTCTCATCGGCGATACCGGCAAGGGTTTCGCGGCTGTACTCCTCGGTCGTTACCTGGGGGGGCAGGGTCTTGAGCTGGCCTGTGGCCTGGCCGCAATTGCCGGGCACAGCTGGCCGGTATTCCTGGGCTTCAGGGGAGGGAAAATTATTGCCACCGGCCTGGGAGTTTTCCTGGGTCTTACTCCGGCAGCCGCCCTTTTGGCCCTGGGGCTGTGGCTGGTGGTGGTGGCGGCTTTTCGTTACGTTTCCCTGGGCTCCATAGTGGCTGCCGTTTCAATGCCCCTGTGGATGTTAGTTTTAAAGCAACCTCGTGAGTACCTGGTTTTTGCGCTGGTGGTGGCGGTCATTGCCGTATATAAACACATGCCCAATATCCGCCGGCTGCTGGCCGGCACCGAATCAAAAATCCGTTAA
- the der gene encoding ribosome biogenesis GTPase Der, with protein sequence MPKPIVAIVGRPNVGKSTLFNRLVGSRIAIVEDEPGITRDRLYQDAEWAGRVFTLVDTGGLDFVESGDIPRQVRRQVELAIEEADVVLFLVDARAGLTSTDEDVAALLRRTKKPVLLVANKVENFQRTGQLVDFYRLGLGEPIPISAAQGMNTGDLLDRLVSVLPPDAAEEEEPDTIRIAVIGRPNVGKSSLVNAILGEQRVIVSEIPGTTRDAIDTYFEREGRRYMLVDTAGIRRKSRIEEAVERYSVIRSLRAVDRCEVALVVLDALEGVTDQDKRIAGYAHEQGKASVLVVNKWDLVEKDNRTTQRFTELIRRELAFMTYAPAVFISALTGKRVPRLLEMVDLVAQQQCLRISTSDLNRLIRDAVMHNPPPADKNRRLKILYATQGGVKPPTFILFVNDPELMHFSYLRYLENQLRAAFGFEGTPIRFLLRQRD encoded by the coding sequence TTGCCAAAACCAATTGTAGCCATTGTGGGCCGCCCCAATGTAGGGAAATCCACCCTTTTCAACCGCCTGGTGGGGAGCCGCATAGCTATAGTGGAAGATGAGCCTGGAATAACCCGGGACCGGCTCTATCAGGATGCCGAGTGGGCCGGGCGTGTTTTTACCCTCGTGGATACCGGCGGGCTGGACTTTGTGGAATCGGGGGATATTCCCCGGCAGGTGCGGCGGCAGGTAGAGCTGGCCATAGAAGAAGCCGACGTCGTGCTCTTCCTGGTGGATGCCCGGGCGGGATTGACCAGTACGGACGAGGACGTGGCCGCCCTGCTGCGGCGCACCAAAAAGCCCGTATTGCTGGTGGCCAACAAGGTGGAGAATTTCCAGCGCACCGGTCAGCTGGTGGACTTTTATCGTCTGGGTTTGGGCGAGCCCATCCCCATTTCGGCCGCCCAGGGGATGAACACCGGGGATTTGCTGGACCGCCTGGTGTCGGTTTTGCCTCCCGACGCCGCGGAGGAAGAAGAGCCCGATACCATCCGTATTGCCGTCATCGGGCGGCCCAATGTGGGCAAATCTTCCCTGGTCAATGCCATTCTGGGGGAACAGCGGGTAATCGTGAGTGAAATCCCCGGCACCACCCGGGATGCCATTGACACCTATTTTGAGAGGGAAGGGCGCCGCTACATGCTGGTGGATACGGCGGGCATCCGGCGTAAGAGCCGCATCGAGGAAGCTGTAGAAAGATACAGCGTAATTCGTTCCTTAAGGGCGGTAGACCGCTGCGAGGTGGCCCTGGTGGTGCTGGACGCCCTGGAAGGCGTAACCGACCAGGACAAGCGCATTGCCGGCTATGCCCACGAGCAGGGAAAGGCCAGCGTGCTGGTAGTGAACAAATGGGACCTGGTGGAAAAGGATAACCGTACCACCCAGCGCTTCACCGAGTTGATTCGCCGGGAACTGGCCTTCATGACCTATGCCCCGGCAGTGTTCATCTCCGCCCTGACGGGAAAGCGGGTGCCCAGGCTTTTAGAGATGGTGGATCTGGTGGCGCAGCAGCAGTGTTTGCGCATCAGCACCTCCGATCTAAACAGGCTGATCAGGGACGCCGTTATGCATAACCCGCCGCCGGCCGATAAAAACCGGCGCTTGAAAATTTTATACGCTACCCAGGGCGGGGTGAAACCACCCACCTTCATCCTGTTTGTCAACGATCCGGAGCTGATGCATTTTTCTTACCTGCGCTACCTGGAAAACCAGCTCCGGGCGGCCTTTGGTTTCGAGGGAACGCCCATCCGCTTCCTGCTGCGGCAGCGGGATTAA
- a CDS encoding DUF512 domain-containing protein → MTVQGLVIERVAPGSIAAELGMEPGDRLVAVNGLPVEDILDYRFLTCEEELTITLVKASGEEWLCDVEKDYDDDLGVDFAGGGLEPIRRCQNRCLFCFVDQMPRGLRPTLYVKDDDYRLSFTQGNFITLTNLRERDLERIIRQRLSPLYISVHTTNPALREKMLGHPRAGKIMEQLHRLGQGGIEMHTQVVLCPGINDGVELERTVRDLVNLWPAVRSVAIVPVGLTRYREGLFPLRPFTREEAGEIVEQVQTWQDHCLERCARAVVFASDEFYLLAEKEVPPALRYDDFPQTENGVGLVRLFLDEWEQVSPSLPRALPCPRKVTVATGVLAERVLAPVVDRLNEIENLAVELAVIPNRLFGPQVTVTGLVSGRDILAALEGSNPGQTLILPAVMLRQPEQIFLDGMTVQELSSLLDRPVIVVDGPAGLVETCVKC, encoded by the coding sequence ATGACGGTGCAGGGTCTTGTAATAGAAAGAGTAGCCCCGGGCAGTATTGCCGCCGAACTGGGCATGGAACCGGGGGACCGGCTGGTGGCCGTAAACGGCCTGCCGGTGGAGGACATTCTGGACTACCGCTTTTTGACCTGTGAAGAAGAACTGACCATCACCCTGGTCAAAGCCAGCGGCGAAGAATGGCTCTGCGATGTGGAAAAGGATTACGATGACGACCTGGGCGTGGATTTTGCCGGCGGGGGGCTGGAACCCATCCGCCGCTGCCAGAACCGCTGCCTTTTCTGTTTTGTCGATCAAATGCCCCGGGGCCTGCGCCCCACCCTGTACGTCAAAGACGACGACTACCGCCTTTCCTTCACCCAGGGAAACTTTATTACCCTGACCAACCTGAGGGAGAGGGATCTGGAACGGATCATCCGGCAGCGGTTGTCGCCCCTTTACATATCGGTGCACACCACCAACCCCGCTTTAAGGGAAAAAATGCTCGGCCACCCCCGGGCCGGCAAAATCATGGAACAACTGCACCGGCTGGGCCAGGGGGGAATTGAAATGCACACCCAGGTGGTCCTGTGCCCCGGGATAAACGACGGGGTGGAACTGGAACGCACCGTGAGGGATCTGGTGAACCTCTGGCCGGCAGTACGTTCCGTAGCCATCGTACCGGTGGGTCTCACCCGTTACCGGGAGGGGCTTTTTCCCCTGCGTCCCTTTACCCGGGAAGAAGCGGGTGAGATAGTGGAACAGGTACAAACCTGGCAGGATCATTGCCTGGAACGTTGCGCCCGTGCGGTGGTTTTTGCCAGCGATGAGTTTTACCTGCTGGCGGAGAAGGAAGTTCCCCCCGCCCTGCGTTACGATGATTTTCCCCAGACGGAAAACGGTGTGGGACTGGTGCGCCTTTTTCTGGATGAATGGGAGCAGGTGTCCCCATCCCTGCCCCGGGCACTGCCCTGCCCCCGCAAGGTGACCGTGGCTACGGGAGTGCTGGCCGAAAGAGTCCTGGCGCCGGTGGTGGACAGGTTAAATGAAATTGAAAATCTGGCGGTGGAACTGGCCGTCATCCCCAACCGTTTGTTTGGGCCCCAGGTGACCGTGACCGGCCTTGTTTCCGGAAGGGACATTTTAGCCGCCCTGGAAGGCAGCAATCCGGGACAAACCTTAATCCTGCCCGCAGTCATGCTGCGCCAGCCGGAGCAAATCTTTCTGGACGGTATGACTGTGCAGGAATTATCCAGCCTGCTGGACCGCCCCGTGATAGTGGTTGACGGACCGGCAGGACTGGTAGAAACCTGTGTGAAATGTTGA
- a CDS encoding capping complex subunit for YIEGIA: protein MANRILAVVTLNMDIVAGGAPIFFARNQEEQVKMARYLARTLDAMVHDLENGVYVIVKH, encoded by the coding sequence ATGGCAAACCGCATACTGGCCGTGGTAACCCTAAACATGGATATTGTGGCCGGAGGAGCGCCTATTTTTTTTGCCCGCAACCAGGAAGAACAGGTCAAGATGGCCCGCTATCTGGCCCGCACCCTGGACGCCATGGTCCACGACCTGGAAAACGGCGTCTACGTCATTGTGAAGCACTGA
- a CDS encoding YIEGIA family protein: MEHYLGTIIAGTMAGTVARMVMLRLDYRQYPGYPHGYLSHLSLGFIASALGAVAIPAILKPDYTAVTFLALAASQFREIRGIERKTLEHLDENELVKRGSDYIEGIARTFEARNYLAMACALLTSIAYELGRAPAAIIMALLSIIFVRTFMAGETIGDICEVVPAKLWFKDSILMVENIGFINIGLKEMREKITAEGLAVLIKPKNADARATIHDLGQRQAMAHTVTVLLGTKKDVDLPEFTPLARIDSDSGAVGLYTVPVERDMDALILAVKRTPVLESARSRPLKTEAGRMAAR, translated from the coding sequence TTGGAACATTACCTTGGCACCATCATTGCCGGGACAATGGCCGGGACTGTGGCCCGCATGGTCATGCTGCGCCTGGACTACCGTCAGTACCCCGGCTACCCCCACGGCTATCTCTCCCACCTGTCCCTTGGTTTTATTGCCTCAGCCCTGGGAGCGGTGGCCATCCCGGCTATCCTGAAACCGGATTATACTGCCGTGACCTTTCTGGCCCTGGCCGCCAGTCAATTCCGGGAAATCCGGGGTATCGAGAGAAAAACCCTGGAACATCTTGACGAAAACGAACTGGTCAAGCGGGGCAGCGATTATATCGAAGGGATAGCCCGCACCTTTGAAGCCCGCAACTACCTGGCCATGGCCTGCGCCCTTCTTACCAGCATTGCCTATGAGCTGGGGAGGGCTCCGGCGGCGATAATCATGGCCCTGCTTTCCATAATCTTTGTGCGTACATTTATGGCCGGGGAGACCATCGGGGATATATGCGAGGTTGTCCCGGCGAAACTATGGTTTAAAGATTCCATCCTCATGGTGGAAAACATCGGGTTTATCAATATCGGGCTGAAAGAAATGCGCGAAAAGATTACGGCTGAAGGCCTGGCGGTTTTAATCAAACCAAAGAATGCCGATGCCCGGGCTACCATCCATGATCTGGGACAGCGCCAGGCCATGGCCCACACCGTCACGGTGCTCCTGGGAACAAAAAAGGACGTGGATCTTCCCGAATTCACCCCTCTGGCCCGCATCGACTCCGACAGCGGGGCGGTGGGACTGTATACGGTGCCGGTGGAAAGGGACATGGATGCTTTGATCCTGGCGGTGAAGCGCACCCCAGTCCTGGAAAGCGCCCGCTCCAGGCCTTTGAAAACCGAAGCGGGACGCATGGCCGCCAGGTAA
- the spoIIP gene encoding stage II sporulation protein P yields the protein MTGAKSRIIWGIGLLLIGISLLVGLSASRLTQPVWSLASFFKEAENDHRVGNVCTVKDEHGRVISQVSRRVAVGDEIFTAEGRHYRVIRIQGNTACARFIGMDKDLLAYNEFYSRLEVPVVQMARNTQPVGIYHTHSDESYVPTDGSESIPFKGGIYQVGESLVNRLKNDGVRVDYDKTPHDPHDDNAYYRSRRTAVRLMQNNPIALFDVHRDGVPDATYYRRYISDQQVAQARLVVGRENPRMQANLDFAKRLMSYANSIHKPIVKEIFTAQGDYNQDLMPTALLIEVGTHTNTKEEAERGVALLADAVPVVLGLTGPAPEGMPKPITDRTAGTPGSWKALGWIIALTLLGGGAFLLISAGSWDRAKSRLSDFFGREFTSFFAPRRARKPALDTAEKATRTPAPGHKDPDANEAAKDHLERIRQD from the coding sequence GTGACCGGGGCAAAAAGCAGGATCATTTGGGGAATCGGCCTGCTACTGATAGGGATATCCCTGCTGGTGGGTTTGTCAGCTTCCCGGCTCACCCAGCCGGTATGGTCACTGGCTTCCTTTTTCAAAGAAGCGGAAAACGACCACCGGGTGGGCAACGTATGCACGGTAAAGGACGAGCACGGCCGGGTGATCAGTCAGGTTTCACGCCGGGTTGCGGTGGGTGACGAAATTTTCACCGCCGAAGGCCGTCATTACCGGGTGATCAGAATACAGGGCAATACCGCCTGTGCCCGCTTTATCGGGATGGACAAGGACCTGCTGGCCTACAACGAATTTTACAGCCGGCTGGAAGTTCCCGTCGTCCAGATGGCCCGCAACACCCAGCCCGTGGGTATCTACCATACCCATAGCGATGAATCCTATGTGCCTACGGACGGCTCGGAATCCATCCCCTTCAAGGGAGGCATTTATCAGGTGGGGGAGTCCCTGGTGAACCGCTTGAAGAATGATGGGGTGAGAGTGGATTACGACAAAACCCCTCACGACCCCCACGATGACAACGCCTACTACCGTTCCCGGAGAACGGCAGTAAGATTGATGCAAAACAACCCCATTGCCCTTTTCGATGTGCACAGGGATGGCGTACCCGACGCCACCTATTACCGGCGTTACATCTCCGATCAACAGGTGGCTCAAGCACGGCTGGTGGTGGGACGGGAAAACCCCCGGATGCAGGCCAACCTTGATTTTGCCAAGAGACTGATGTCCTACGCCAACAGCATACACAAGCCGATAGTGAAAGAAATCTTCACCGCCCAGGGTGACTACAACCAGGACCTAATGCCTACCGCCCTGCTCATTGAAGTGGGTACCCACACCAACACCAAGGAGGAGGCCGAGCGGGGCGTCGCCCTCCTGGCCGACGCCGTTCCGGTGGTACTTGGTCTCACCGGACCAGCGCCTGAAGGAATGCCCAAACCAATTACCGACCGCACGGCGGGAACACCGGGCAGCTGGAAAGCCCTTGGCTGGATTATCGCCTTGACCCTGCTGGGTGGTGGTGCTTTTCTGCTCATCAGCGCCGGCAGCTGGGACAGGGCCAAAAGCAGGCTCAGCGACTTCTTTGGCCGGGAATTTACCAGTTTCTTTGCTCCCCGGCGGGCCAGAAAACCGGCTCTGGATACTGCCGAAAAGGCTACCCGTACTCCGGCACCGGGTCATAAGGACCCCGATGCCAACGAAGCGGCTAAGGATCACCTGGAACGCATCCGCCAGGATTAG
- a CDS encoding DUF1614 domain-containing protein codes for MTGFPVGFTALIIVSLLIFFGLAHRALDRMRLTDRGALAVIVAMIIGSFISIPIPGGRYPVSINVGGGLIPLGLAIYLISKAGTAAERTRALVGAGVTALVVYALGSLVMRGLPEPGGRYEILDALWLYPLAAGLVGYLAGRSRRAAFVSATLGLLVLDIGYYFWLVGRGAPAGRVAIGGAGAFDAIVLAGILAVLLAEVVGEVRERLQGGPAVKGRPEALLKALRKPGTDPGEGEESTAGKEGPETGERGSLK; via the coding sequence ATGACCGGCTTTCCCGTAGGTTTTACCGCTCTGATTATTGTCTCCCTCTTGATCTTTTTCGGCCTGGCACACCGGGCTTTGGACCGCATGCGCCTTACCGACCGGGGTGCCCTGGCGGTAATTGTGGCCATGATCATAGGCAGTTTTATCTCCATACCCATTCCGGGCGGCCGTTACCCCGTTTCCATTAACGTCGGCGGCGGTCTGATTCCCCTGGGTTTGGCCATTTACCTGATCTCCAAAGCAGGTACCGCTGCGGAACGCACCCGTGCCCTGGTGGGGGCGGGGGTGACCGCCCTGGTGGTCTATGCCCTGGGTTCCCTGGTTATGCGCGGCCTGCCTGAACCCGGGGGCAGGTACGAAATCCTGGATGCCCTGTGGCTTTACCCGCTGGCGGCCGGATTGGTGGGTTACCTGGCCGGACGTTCCAGGCGGGCCGCCTTTGTTTCGGCCACCCTCGGGTTGCTGGTTCTGGATATAGGTTACTATTTCTGGCTGGTAGGCCGCGGTGCCCCGGCAGGCCGGGTGGCCATTGGCGGAGCCGGGGCTTTCGATGCCATTGTGCTGGCGGGAATCCTGGCCGTACTCCTGGCCGAAGTGGTGGGCGAGGTGCGGGAACGGCTTCAAGGAGGCCCGGCGGTAAAGGGACGGCCGGAGGCGCTGCTCAAGGCTTTGCGCAAACCAGGAACGGACCCCGGCGAGGGCGAAGAGAGCACAGCCGGAAAAGAGGGTCCTGAAACCGGTGAAAGGGGGTCATTAAAGTGA
- a CDS encoding bifunctional 4-hydroxy-3-methylbut-2-enyl diphosphate reductase/30S ribosomal protein S1: MQVRRAEKAGFCFGVKRALNLAMITTRERDGPVYCLGPLIHNPQVMEKLAAAGIQEIAGVEEARPGGKLIIRSHGVGPGILAAARERDLKVVDATCPFVGRAQKLAHSEAAGGTLVVVVGDKNHPEVQGIVDWTGGRAVVVEGPQEAQKLPAVAHMAVLAQTTQPLANFQAVVDVLQQKAGQLKVYNTICHATGARQQAALELAREVDVMVVVGGASSANTRKLAALCRQAGVPTYQVETARELDPAWFRGVKVAGLTAGASTPDWIIEEVERRMKELGEMVAVEENIKDTSVAGEEGQMAAPGGAAGETAGEAPHAAQDTTASAAAREAAQGIPAADGATGATPSIEENATETASGEEGMKEAVEVKSLRPGQIVKGVVVQVGTDEVLVDVGAKSEGIIPLRELSCYNVSSPAEVVKVGDEIEVAVIKAEDNEGRLILSKERADAERAWVKLNEHLESGEPVEGTVREVVKGGLLVDVGLRAFLPASLVERGYVEDLSKYVGETVRAKVIELNRGRRKVILSRKAVLEEDAVRKRREMLESLQEGQVVRGVVRRLTSFGAFVDIGGVDGLLHISEMAWYRVNHPSEVVNVGDEIDVMVLRVDRENEKISLGLRQVLPNPWDNVEEKYPVGSIVRAKVVRLAPFGAFVQLEPGVEGLVHISHLADRHVATPDEVVQEGDEVEVKVLNVDRAEKRIRLSIREVNRERERESRRAKEPRHQHTDNGASVTIGEVVGDLFEK, translated from the coding sequence ATGCAAGTGCGGCGGGCTGAAAAAGCGGGTTTTTGTTTTGGCGTAAAAAGAGCATTAAATCTGGCGATGATCACGACCAGGGAACGGGACGGGCCCGTTTACTGCCTGGGTCCCCTGATCCATAATCCCCAGGTAATGGAAAAGTTGGCAGCAGCGGGGATACAGGAAATAGCCGGGGTGGAAGAAGCCCGTCCCGGGGGGAAGCTAATCATTCGCTCCCACGGCGTGGGCCCCGGTATTCTGGCCGCTGCCAGGGAACGTGATTTGAAGGTAGTGGATGCGACTTGCCCCTTTGTGGGCAGGGCACAAAAGCTGGCCCACTCGGAAGCCGCCGGCGGCACGCTGGTAGTGGTAGTGGGCGATAAAAATCATCCCGAGGTTCAGGGTATTGTGGACTGGACCGGTGGGCGGGCGGTAGTGGTGGAAGGGCCCCAGGAAGCCCAAAAGTTGCCGGCGGTGGCCCACATGGCCGTGCTGGCCCAAACCACCCAACCGCTGGCCAACTTCCAGGCAGTGGTGGATGTCCTGCAACAAAAAGCGGGACAACTAAAAGTATACAATACCATCTGTCACGCCACCGGGGCCAGGCAGCAGGCCGCCCTGGAACTGGCCCGGGAGGTGGATGTGATGGTGGTGGTTGGTGGAGCGTCAAGCGCCAATACCCGCAAGCTGGCTGCCCTGTGCCGCCAGGCGGGTGTGCCAACCTACCAGGTGGAAACCGCCCGGGAACTGGATCCCGCCTGGTTCAGGGGGGTGAAGGTAGCGGGATTGACAGCGGGGGCATCCACACCTGACTGGATTATAGAGGAGGTAGAACGACGGATGAAGGAGTTGGGCGAGATGGTAGCTGTGGAGGAAAACATTAAAGACACCAGTGTAGCCGGGGAGGAAGGACAAATGGCAGCTCCAGGCGGTGCTGCCGGGGAGACTGCCGGAGAAGCTCCCCATGCCGCCCAGGACACCACTGCCAGCGCTGCCGCCCGGGAAGCTGCGCAAGGCATACCTGCCGCCGATGGCGCAACCGGCGCTACACCCAGCATTGAGGAAAATGCCACGGAAACCGCCAGTGGCGAGGAAGGTATGAAAGAAGCCGTAGAGGTAAAGTCACTGCGTCCGGGGCAAATTGTGAAGGGTGTAGTGGTTCAAGTAGGTACCGATGAAGTGCTGGTAGATGTAGGAGCCAAATCGGAAGGCATTATTCCCTTAAGAGAACTGTCCTGCTACAATGTAAGTTCCCCCGCAGAAGTGGTAAAAGTCGGGGATGAGATAGAGGTAGCCGTCATTAAAGCAGAAGATAATGAGGGCCGGCTCATCCTTTCCAAAGAACGGGCCGATGCAGAAAGGGCCTGGGTTAAATTAAATGAGCATTTGGAGAGCGGCGAACCGGTGGAAGGCACCGTGCGGGAAGTTGTCAAAGGCGGTCTTCTGGTGGATGTGGGCTTAAGAGCCTTTTTGCCTGCCTCTTTAGTTGAAAGGGGCTACGTGGAGGATCTGAGCAAGTATGTGGGAGAAACGGTCAGGGCCAAGGTAATCGAGTTGAACCGGGGCAGGCGGAAAGTCATCCTGTCCCGCAAGGCGGTACTGGAGGAAGATGCGGTCCGCAAGCGTAGAGAGATGCTGGAAAGTTTGCAGGAAGGCCAGGTGGTGCGGGGCGTGGTACGCCGCCTTACCAGCTTTGGCGCCTTCGTGGACATTGGCGGCGTGGATGGACTCCTGCACATTTCTGAAATGGCCTGGTACCGGGTTAACCACCCCTCGGAAGTAGTAAATGTGGGCGACGAAATAGACGTGATGGTCCTCCGGGTGGACCGGGAGAATGAAAAAATTTCCCTGGGCTTAAGACAGGTGTTACCCAACCCCTGGGATAACGTGGAAGAAAAATATCCCGTGGGCAGCATAGTACGGGCAAAGGTAGTCAGACTCGCACCCTTTGGGGCCTTTGTACAGCTGGAACCGGGGGTGGAAGGCCTGGTGCACATTTCTCACCTGGCCGACCGGCATGTAGCTACTCCCGATGAAGTGGTCCAGGAAGGGGACGAGGTGGAAGTCAAGGTGCTCAACGTGGACCGCGCCGAAAAGCGGATCCGCCTGTCCATCCGGGAAGTCAACCGGGAGCGGGAAAGGGAAAGCCGGCGCGCTAAGGAGCCGAGACACCAGCACACCGACAACGGTGCCAGCGTAACTATAGGTGAGGTCGTAGGGGACCTTTTTGAAAAATAA
- a CDS encoding lysophospholipid acyltransferase family protein — MFYRFARALCRVILALIRRWKVVGAHHLPPSGGVLVVSNHVSYWDPVVVGCALDRQVHFIAKAELFGIPLLGPVIRALGAFPVRRGGGDRQAIRRALELLKQGRVVGIFPEGTRSKSGELLEPHLGAAMLALRAKVPVLPVAVINTRGIFGKVRVHIGKPLVFSRDDQTGRPDYQAVSRELMHEIARLMDSGEVSR; from the coding sequence ATGTTTTACCGTTTTGCCCGGGCATTATGCCGGGTGATCCTTGCCCTTATCCGTCGCTGGAAAGTGGTGGGGGCACATCACCTCCCCCCTTCGGGAGGGGTGCTGGTGGTCAGCAACCACGTCAGCTACTGGGATCCCGTGGTGGTGGGCTGCGCCCTGGACCGCCAGGTGCACTTTATAGCCAAGGCCGAGCTGTTTGGCATACCCCTTCTGGGACCGGTAATACGGGCTTTAGGCGCCTTTCCCGTGCGCCGGGGCGGTGGCGACAGGCAGGCCATCCGGCGGGCACTGGAACTGTTAAAGCAGGGTCGGGTGGTAGGTATTTTCCCCGAAGGAACCAGAAGCAAAAGCGGTGAGCTCCTGGAACCACATCTGGGAGCAGCCATGCTGGCCCTGCGGGCAAAAGTGCCCGTACTGCCGGTGGCGGTGATCAACACCCGGGGAATCTTCGGCAAGGTCCGGGTACATATAGGTAAACCGCTGGTGTTCTCCCGTGACGACCAAACCGGCCGGCCGGATTACCAGGCGGTCAGCCGGGAACTAATGCATGAAATTGCCAGGCTCATGGACAGCGGGGAAGTAAGTCGGTGA